Proteins from a single region of Hermetia illucens chromosome 3, iHerIll2.2.curated.20191125, whole genome shotgun sequence:
- the LOC119652809 gene encoding enhancer of split M1 protein-like, translating into MMKVCVFFLIVSISFSQSYPKNKTRGKSACSQSCLNDLGPKICGTDGENYYIFNNACFMNKKSCLDNKTWNETSFEKCASEKTEDESESATRCSNIICPLLYMPICATNGKSFQVLSNPCLIKMESCLRTETWLFAHPSNCNPKPFISFE; encoded by the exons ATGATGAAAGTGTGTGTCTTTTTCTTGATTGTTTCTATATCTTTCTCACAATCTTATCCCAAAAATAAAACCCGCGGAAAAAGTGCCTGTTCGCAGTCATGTTTGAATGACTTGGGACCTAAGATTTGTGGTACTGATGGGGAGAACTACTACATATTTAACAATGCATGTTTTATGAACAAAAAAAGTTGCCTGGATAACAAAA CATGGAACGAAACTAGTTTCGAAAAATGTGCATCAGAAAAGACGGAAGATGAATCTGAAAGTGCCACCAGATGCTCTAATATTATATGTCCATTACTTTATATGCCTATTTGTGCAACAAATGGTAAAAGTTTTCAAGTGCTCTCGAATCCTTGTTTAATCAAAATGGAAAGTTGTCTACGAACTGAAA ctTGGTTATTTGCACATCCATCTAACTGCAACCCGAAGCCATTCATatcatttgaataa